Proteins from one Candidatus Omnitrophota bacterium genomic window:
- a CDS encoding response regulator codes for MAKKKVLIVDDEVDFLEMLKLRLEANNYAVVTARDGNDALEKFKKEKPAAVLLDILMPGMDGLDILKKIRKDDTKIPVFIITAFSNEERFRVANKFNASGFIVKTNDLQKEIQNITAAIGISEDFKGK; via the coding sequence ATGGCAAAGAAGAAGGTTTTGATAGTGGATGACGAGGTAGATTTTCTTGAGATGTTAAAACTGCGGCTCGAGGCGAATAATTACGCGGTAGTCACCGCGCGCGACGGTAATGACGCCCTCGAAAAATTCAAGAAAGAGAAACCGGCGGCCGTTCTTCTCGATATATTAATGCCCGGCATGGACGGGCTCGATATTTTAAAAAAGATACGAAAGGATGATACGAAGATCCCCGTATTCATAATTACCGCCTTCTCAAATGAAGAGAGGTTCAGGGTAGCGAATAAATTCAACGCGTCAGGTTTCATTGTAAAGACGAACGATCTGCAGAAAGAGATACAGAATATAACAGCGGCTATCGGAATATCAGAGGATTTTAAAGGGAAATAA
- a CDS encoding ferritin family protein — protein sequence MANIFNAAEAIDMGIEKERKRRDFYAYTAEQFKEQDMKDLFSKLKDWEGEHIAKFSEIRATLEESEATESFAGEFAAYVRATVDDILYAQVSKEWFVKNIHNPIEAILCGIVFEKDAILFFNELLRYMTPYHKEKVGQLIEEEKKHLVYLSELKTKYEK from the coding sequence ATGGCAAATATATTTAACGCGGCTGAAGCGATCGACATGGGAATCGAAAAAGAACGGAAGCGCCGCGATTTTTACGCCTACACAGCGGAGCAATTCAAAGAACAGGACATGAAAGACCTCTTCTCGAAACTAAAAGACTGGGAAGGGGAGCATATAGCGAAATTCTCCGAGATACGCGCCACTTTAGAAGAATCGGAGGCGACCGAATCATTCGCTGGCGAATTCGCCGCGTATGTCAGGGCAACCGTCGATGACATTTTGTATGCCCAGGTCTCTAAAGAATGGTTCGTGAAGAATATACACAACCCCATCGAGGCGATACTATGCGGGATAGTTTTCGAGAAAGACGCCATACTATTTTTTAACGAACTTCTCCGATACATGACGCCGTATCACAAAGAGAAGGTCGGGCAGTTGATCGAAGAAGAGAAGAAGCACCTCGTCTATCTAAGCGAACTTAAAACAAAATATGAAAAATAA
- a CDS encoding ATP-dependent 6-phosphofructokinase, whose product MRKRIGILSGGGDCPGINAVIRAVGRKAMLEDDADIIGIEDGYEGLIENRYRQLHIGDLSGILTMGGTILGASKKANPYRYAIRQGNKLVFKDMSRQALDNLEKMELDCLVCIGGDGTLGIAHKLFKDGAPIIGVPKTIDNDIMGTELTFGFDTAVWVATEGIDRLHTTAQSHHRVMIVEVMGHNAGWVALHSGIAGGGDIILIPEIPYTIDAIAGKVRTRYKSGKKCSIVVVAEGAKPRGGEVAIQRIVKDSPDPIRLGGIGFVLGQQIEKTAGIETRTVVMGHLLRGGSPTPFDRVLATRLGTGAVDLIRARKFGFMPGILDGKVAMVSLKEAAKGIRTVPKDSPLIKSARSLDTSFGDKA is encoded by the coding sequence ATGCGTAAGAGAATAGGGATATTATCCGGCGGTGGCGATTGCCCGGGCATCAACGCGGTCATAAGAGCAGTGGGCAGGAAGGCAATGCTCGAGGATGACGCTGACATCATCGGCATCGAGGACGGCTATGAAGGACTCATCGAAAATCGATATCGGCAACTGCATATCGGCGATCTCTCCGGCATATTGACGATGGGCGGGACGATACTCGGCGCATCCAAGAAAGCGAACCCTTATCGTTACGCGATACGGCAGGGCAATAAACTCGTATTTAAAGATATGTCGCGACAGGCGCTCGACAATTTAGAAAAGATGGAGCTCGATTGCCTCGTATGTATCGGTGGCGACGGTACTCTGGGGATCGCGCATAAGCTATTCAAAGACGGCGCGCCGATAATAGGCGTGCCAAAGACTATTGACAATGACATAATGGGAACTGAATTGACTTTCGGTTTCGATACCGCGGTGTGGGTGGCCACCGAGGGAATAGACCGTCTTCATACTACCGCGCAGTCGCACCATCGCGTTATGATAGTCGAGGTTATGGGGCATAACGCCGGATGGGTCGCATTGCATTCAGGAATAGCAGGCGGCGGCGACATAATATTGATACCCGAGATACCTTATACCATCGATGCTATAGCCGGCAAGGTTCGCACAAGATATAAGAGCGGCAAGAAATGCAGTATCGTAGTCGTGGCGGAAGGCGCCAAGCCGCGCGGCGGCGAGGTCGCGATCCAGCGTATCGTAAAAGATAGTCCCGACCCGATACGCTTGGGCGGGATAGGCTTCGTCCTGGGGCAACAGATCGAAAAAACAGCCGGGATAGAGACCCGCACAGTGGTCATGGGCCATCTTTTGCGCGGCGGCTCGCCTACGCCTTTCGATAGAGTTCTCGCCACACGCTTAGGTACAGGTGCCGTGGATCTGATACGCGCCCGGAAGTTCGGATTTATGCCCGGGATACTGGACGGGAAAGTAGCGATGGTTTCGCTCAAAGAAGCCGCTAAAGGCATCCGGACTGTCCCAAAGGATAGTCCTTTGATTAAATCGGCAAGATCGCTCGACACATCTTTCGGGGATAAAGCCTGA
- a CDS encoding DEAD/DEAH box helicase: MIYDRFQNEAIEHINAGHSVIVSAPTGAGKTAIAEHVIETCIETGKGVIYTAPIKALSNQKFRDFQAKYGDMIGILTGDVSLNAEAPVLIMTTEIFRNKVLDAPDSLKKYSWIIFDEVHYIDNPERGTVWEESLIFLPTHMNILCLSATIPNIRQFADWVGSIHKKEIKVVIENTRPVPLHFFFQCHDKISDNLNNLKTLRSYKQNRTHSLIKYIEEKNGLPCIYFVFGRKRAEYLASELYDCHFLDKKQSAEILALYENLCERFDLTCEKSALDMRPLIERGVGFHHAGMLPTLKEVIERLFTSRLLKVIFTTETFALGINMPSRSVVFDELMKFYGSYTRPLKTRDFYQMAGRAGRRGIDTEGFVYSRINFNRVRFEEVKRTIYGSPENVNSQFNASYATMLNLYSRYKDELFNIYPMSLHYFQTKANEQRIARRMMESKLNLLKELEHISGGKLTPKGEFAKAVYGYELLLAELYDDGVFENLDEIGLAILAVSTVFEPRKGQVVIGLSKPSQYLKAISTSMHEKLVKKESRAGIHPYCKAPHFNLAKAMEGWMHGMKFEKILDLTDTDEGEVIRYFRMAIQILREISDAPISPILAGKIKTTVRTINRGIIDAEKQLREG, from the coding sequence ATGATATACGACAGGTTTCAAAACGAAGCAATCGAGCATATAAACGCGGGCCATTCGGTAATAGTCTCGGCGCCTACAGGCGCCGGTAAAACGGCTATAGCCGAGCATGTCATCGAGACATGCATCGAGACCGGCAAGGGCGTAATATATACCGCGCCGATAAAAGCGCTCTCGAACCAGAAGTTCCGCGACTTCCAGGCAAAATACGGCGACATGATAGGCATACTGACCGGCGACGTCTCCCTGAACGCCGAAGCGCCCGTCCTGATAATGACGACCGAAATATTCCGCAATAAAGTTCTCGACGCGCCCGATAGTTTAAAGAAATATTCCTGGATAATATTCGACGAGGTCCACTATATCGACAATCCGGAGCGCGGCACCGTCTGGGAGGAGTCGCTGATATTCCTGCCCACCCACATGAATATCCTCTGCCTGTCGGCGACGATACCGAACATAAGACAGTTCGCCGACTGGGTTGGTTCGATCCATAAAAAAGAGATAAAGGTTGTTATCGAAAATACGCGGCCTGTCCCATTACACTTTTTCTTCCAGTGCCACGACAAGATATCCGACAATCTCAATAATCTAAAAACTCTGCGCAGTTATAAACAGAACCGGACACATTCGCTCATAAAATACATCGAGGAGAAGAACGGGTTACCGTGCATATATTTCGTCTTCGGCCGCAAACGCGCCGAATACTTAGCCTCGGAACTTTACGACTGCCATTTCCTCGATAAGAAGCAGTCGGCAGAGATACTCGCCCTCTACGAGAACCTCTGCGAGAGGTTCGACTTAACTTGCGAAAAGAGCGCGCTCGACATGCGGCCTCTCATCGAACGCGGCGTGGGCTTCCATCACGCTGGCATGCTCCCCACCCTGAAAGAAGTCATAGAGCGTTTATTTACCAGCAGGCTTTTGAAGGTAATATTCACCACCGAGACATTCGCGCTCGGGATAAATATGCCGAGCAGGTCGGTCGTATTCGATGAGCTTATGAAATTTTACGGAAGCTACACCCGCCCGCTCAAGACCCGCGATTTTTATCAGATGGCCGGCCGCGCCGGAAGGCGCGGAATCGATACGGAGGGCTTTGTCTATAGCCGTATAAACTTTAACAGGGTGCGATTCGAAGAAGTGAAGCGTACCATCTACGGTAGCCCGGAGAACGTCAATAGCCAGTTCAACGCCTCGTACGCGACGATGCTCAATCTTTATTCCCGTTACAAAGACGAGCTTTTTAATATCTACCCGATGTCCCTGCATTACTTCCAGACCAAAGCAAATGAACAGCGGATAGCGCGGCGTATGATGGAATCTAAACTGAACCTTCTTAAAGAACTCGAACATATTTCCGGAGGAAAGCTCACGCCGAAAGGTGAGTTCGCGAAAGCGGTGTATGGATATGAGCTTCTGTTGGCGGAGCTTTACGACGACGGCGTATTCGAGAATCTCGACGAAATAGGACTCGCCATACTCGCCGTATCTACGGTCTTCGAGCCGCGCAAAGGGCAGGTGGTCATCGGGTTATCGAAACCCAGTCAATATCTTAAGGCGATCTCGACGAGCATGCACGAAAAACTCGTGAAGAAGGAATCGCGCGCAGGCATACACCCCTACTGCAAGGCGCCGCACTTTAACCTGGCGAAGGCGATGGAAGGCTGGATGCACGGGATGAAGTTCGAAAAGATACTCGACCTTACCGATACCGACGAGGGCGAGGTCATACGCTATTTCAGAATGGCGATACAGATACTGCGCGAGATAAGCGACGCTCCTATCTCCCCCATCTTGGCCGGAAAGATAAAAACGACCGTCCGCACGATAAACCGCGGTATCATCGACGCGGAGAAGCAGTTAAGGGAAGGTTAG
- a CDS encoding radical SAM protein, producing the protein MKNNTPRLLIADRKGKIFTHPDLEACGMKAGRFETIDGGSLIKIPAGSQLFALPDRRPVGFDRRANCFTTLPDAQAVAAFAAPGHTLTHSVSFVEHGSPKPLPLFSYGAAAFYKGNIYVAAIKVDTDKRHDSTLIDISRVRKNIKLFGKLFPGNRLISHLAQCATVYGCPNAQNFFLSRYEAPLPVSPLCNASCAGCISYQAGKIGCSQPRIKFVPKPDEVAGIALYHIAKAKDPIVSFGQGCEGEPLLQAKLIEESIKLIRSKTHRGIINLNTNGSKPEVVSRLFDAGLNTIRVSLNSAREDYYLKYYRPRGYSFKDVMKSIACAKSRGGFVSINYLTLPGFTDLRSEVAALERLIAKRGIDMIQWRNLNYDPVLYFKLLGIQPPDMSEFAGIAEEMVYLRRRFPKLRMGYFNPKKIACA; encoded by the coding sequence ATGAAAAATAATACACCCCGACTTCTTATCGCTGACCGAAAGGGAAAGATATTCACACATCCCGATCTTGAGGCGTGCGGCATGAAAGCGGGGCGATTTGAAACAATAGACGGAGGCTCCTTGATAAAGATACCCGCAGGGAGCCAGCTCTTCGCGTTACCCGACAGAAGGCCCGTAGGATTCGATCGCAGAGCAAATTGTTTCACGACACTGCCGGACGCTCAGGCCGTGGCGGCGTTTGCCGCGCCCGGGCACACGCTCACTCACAGCGTTTCTTTTGTCGAACACGGTAGTCCTAAGCCTCTACCGCTATTTTCCTATGGAGCGGCGGCGTTCTACAAAGGCAATATCTACGTCGCGGCGATAAAGGTGGATACGGACAAGCGGCATGACTCTACGCTTATTGATATCTCCCGGGTGAGGAAAAATATAAAACTTTTCGGAAAACTATTCCCCGGAAACCGCCTCATAAGCCATCTCGCCCAATGCGCCACTGTTTACGGATGTCCCAACGCGCAAAACTTTTTTCTTTCACGTTATGAAGCGCCGCTTCCCGTATCGCCATTATGCAACGCGTCCTGCGCAGGATGCATCTCTTATCAGGCGGGGAAGATAGGATGCAGTCAACCGCGGATAAAATTCGTACCAAAGCCCGACGAAGTCGCCGGCATCGCTCTTTACCACATCGCTAAAGCAAAAGATCCTATAGTAAGTTTCGGACAGGGCTGTGAAGGGGAGCCGCTTCTCCAGGCGAAACTAATAGAAGAGTCGATAAAGCTCATAAGAAGCAAAACACATCGCGGAATTATAAACCTGAATACAAACGGTAGTAAGCCCGAAGTTGTGTCGCGATTATTCGACGCCGGCCTCAATACGATACGCGTGAGCCTGAATAGCGCCCGGGAAGATTACTATTTAAAATATTACCGGCCGCGGGGGTATTCATTCAAAGACGTTATGAAGTCGATAGCCTGCGCTAAATCACGTGGCGGCTTTGTGTCGATAAACTATCTGACATTGCCGGGGTTTACGGATCTTCGGAGCGAAGTTGCGGCGTTGGAGCGCCTGATAGCAAAACGCGGCATAGATATGATCCAGTGGAGAAATTTGAATTACGATCCTGTGTTGTATTTTAAGTTACTGGGTATACAGCCACCGGATATGTCAGAATTTGCAGGTATTGCGGAAGAGATGGTGTATCTTAGAAGAAGATTTCCGAAACTTCGAATGGGATATTTCAATCCGAAAAAAATCGCTTGCGCCTAA
- a CDS encoding YgiQ family radical SAM protein: MNNKFLPITLDEVRSRGWDSLDIIIVTGDAYVDHPSFGAAVIGRVLEDAGYRVGIIPQPNWKKLDDFKTLGRPRLFFGVTAGNLDSMLANYTANRNLRREDEYSPGGKTGLRPDRATIIYTNRIKEAFPGVPVVIGGVEASLRRLAHYDYWSDKVRKSILLDSKADILVYGMGEKPITEIAGRLKEGADIKNFDDIRGTVIARSNLDGIGGHVIIPNFEDVSKSKNKFNEAFKTIYLEADPRRGQTIVQPHDGRFVIQLPPALPFTADELDRIYLLNYARQWHPEYNKEGGVPGFETVRFSIASHRGCSGGCSFCSLYLHQGRIVQSRKPESIIKEAKSLSERSDFKGTITDIGGPTANMFLADCKEWGTRGACKAKQCLTPEKCKNFRIDYDSTVRMWRNIRQLPKVKHLFIGSGLRYDLLADDKAIGYLRELCRHHISGRLKVAPEHTEERILKLMNKPSFDIYERFLEKFHAADREAGKKQFIVNYIISGHPGCTLADALELSLHMMKMYIHPEQIQDFVPLPMTMSGAMYYTEKNPMTGEDIYVAKGLRERKLHRALIQYNNPDNRRYVIEALRKLGRMDLIGKFLSKKIR, from the coding sequence ATGAACAATAAATTTTTACCCATAACTCTGGATGAAGTGCGCTCACGCGGATGGGATTCACTCGATATCATCATTGTTACGGGCGATGCCTATGTGGATCACCCGTCTTTCGGCGCGGCGGTGATAGGGCGCGTCCTTGAGGATGCCGGATACAGAGTCGGCATCATTCCTCAGCCAAACTGGAAGAAGCTCGATGATTTTAAAACCCTTGGACGGCCCAGGCTCTTCTTCGGCGTAACCGCCGGCAATCTCGATTCGATGCTCGCCAACTATACCGCCAATAGGAATCTGCGGCGCGAAGACGAATATTCGCCCGGCGGGAAGACAGGCCTTCGCCCCGACAGGGCGACGATAATTTATACGAACCGCATAAAAGAGGCTTTCCCCGGAGTCCCGGTAGTCATAGGCGGCGTCGAGGCGAGCCTACGGCGGCTGGCGCATTACGACTACTGGTCGGACAAGGTGCGCAAATCGATCCTGCTCGACTCCAAAGCGGATATTCTTGTGTACGGCATGGGGGAGAAACCGATAACCGAGATAGCCGGCCGCCTGAAAGAGGGCGCGGATATTAAAAATTTTGATGATATAAGAGGCACTGTCATCGCCCGCTCGAATTTAGACGGTATCGGCGGCCACGTCATAATCCCGAACTTCGAAGATGTCTCGAAGAGTAAAAATAAATTCAATGAGGCGTTTAAAACGATATATCTCGAAGCCGACCCGCGGAGGGGGCAGACAATCGTCCAGCCTCACGACGGCAGATTCGTGATACAGTTGCCTCCTGCGTTGCCCTTTACCGCCGACGAGCTCGACCGGATATATCTTTTGAATTACGCGAGGCAGTGGCATCCCGAATACAATAAAGAGGGCGGCGTGCCGGGCTTTGAAACGGTGCGTTTTTCCATCGCATCGCATCGCGGATGTTCCGGCGGGTGCAGTTTCTGCTCACTTTACCTGCATCAGGGCAGGATCGTGCAATCGCGCAAGCCCGAGTCGATAATAAAAGAGGCTAAGTCTTTGAGCGAGCGCTCCGATTTTAAAGGAACTATCACCGATATAGGCGGGCCAACGGCCAATATGTTTCTCGCCGATTGCAAAGAATGGGGTACCAGGGGCGCCTGCAAGGCAAAGCAGTGCCTCACGCCTGAAAAATGTAAAAACTTCAGGATCGACTACGACTCGACGGTGCGGATGTGGAGAAATATCCGTCAATTACCGAAAGTAAAGCACCTGTTTATAGGAAGCGGCCTGCGTTATGACCTTTTGGCGGACGATAAGGCTATCGGATACCTGCGGGAGTTGTGCCGTCACCATATAAGCGGACGGCTTAAAGTAGCCCCCGAACACACCGAGGAGCGTATTCTTAAGCTTATGAACAAGCCATCTTTCGATATTTACGAGAGATTCCTGGAAAAATTTCATGCCGCGGATCGCGAGGCGGGCAAAAAACAATTTATAGTAAACTATATAATCAGCGGCCATCCGGGTTGTACGCTCGCCGACGCGCTCGAACTTTCGCTTCACATGATGAAGATGTACATACATCCCGAGCAGATACAGGATTTCGTGCCGCTTCCTATGACGATGTCGGGTGCGATGTATTACACTGAAAAGAACCCCATGACGGGTGAAGACATATATGTGGCAAAAGGTTTGCGCGAACGAAAATTGCACCGGGCGCTTATCCAGTATAATAACCCTGACAACAGGCGCTACGTCATCGAAGCTCTGCGAAAATTGGGCAGGATGGATTTGATCGGGAAATTTTTGTCGAAAAAGATACGGTAA
- a CDS encoding HAD family phosphatase, with protein MMKYKLIILDIDGTITTHISSWRYIHEKLGLWEKRAFQYQEKFFAGKISYRRFCELDAAHWKGMQEERIRRIFDKVSYSKNATSCIRRMKKAGLKLVAISTGLQFMPERIMKELKFDYALSNRLISRRGILTGGVKINIAHGAKHKILKSLFRRFRVKPHEVICVGDSEGDIPLAKICGYSIAFNSSCRELSKISDYNCRTRDFREVYRQICYILRARPDAEGGRPSREVLDSLTSFARSNNNTL; from the coding sequence ATGATGAAATACAAGCTCATTATACTCGACATCGACGGGACGATAACGACCCATATAAGCTCGTGGCGCTACATACACGAAAAACTGGGGTTATGGGAGAAGCGCGCGTTCCAGTATCAGGAGAAGTTCTTCGCGGGCAAGATAAGCTACCGCAGATTCTGTGAACTTGACGCCGCGCATTGGAAGGGGATGCAGGAGGAGAGGATACGCAGGATTTTTGACAAAGTTAGTTATTCCAAGAACGCCACATCCTGTATTCGACGCATGAAGAAGGCGGGCCTTAAACTCGTCGCCATATCGACTGGCCTGCAATTCATGCCCGAACGTATAATGAAGGAACTGAAATTCGACTATGCGTTGTCTAATCGTCTCATCTCCCGCCGTGGTATTCTGACGGGTGGAGTTAAAATAAATATCGCCCATGGCGCGAAGCACAAGATACTTAAAAGTCTCTTCCGGCGCTTCCGCGTCAAGCCGCATGAAGTAATATGTGTCGGCGATAGCGAGGGCGACATACCGCTCGCGAAGATATGCGGCTATTCGATCGCGTTTAACTCCTCATGCAGGGAACTATCGAAGATATCGGATTATAATTGCAGGACCAGGGACTTCAGGGAAGTTTACAGACAAATCTGCTATATTCTTCGAGCGAGGCCTGACGCCGAAGGCGGCAGGCCGAGTCGAGAAGTTCTCGACTCGCTCACTTCGTTCGCTCGCTCGAACAATAATACATTATGA
- a CDS encoding DUF296 domain-containing protein: MEYTTGKIGRVFLLKFKDDDVLIDELDKFARKEKLKAASFVFLGAFKKGDIVTGPKKPVIPPEPNWVAFKDAWEVMGIGTIFANRSGPQIHVHTSMGKKLKTLTGCVRKKSKVFLVVEAIVFELKGVNATKEIDPKAGLNLLKIL; this comes from the coding sequence ATGGAATATACTACCGGTAAGATAGGCAGGGTATTTTTACTTAAGTTCAAAGACGACGACGTCCTCATCGATGAACTCGACAAGTTTGCCAGAAAAGAAAAACTTAAAGCCGCCTCGTTTGTATTCCTGGGCGCGTTCAAAAAAGGAGATATCGTAACCGGCCCGAAAAAACCGGTCATACCGCCCGAACCGAACTGGGTTGCGTTCAAAGACGCCTGGGAGGTTATGGGCATCGGAACGATATTCGCGAACCGGTCCGGCCCGCAGATACACGTCCATACGTCAATGGGCAAGAAACTCAAAACCCTTACAGGTTGTGTCCGCAAAAAATCCAAAGTATTTCTTGTGGTCGAAGCGATTGTATTTGAATTGAAAGGTGTAAACGCTACCAAAGAGATCGACCCAAAAGCTGGGTTGAACCTGCTAAAAATATTATGA
- the atpD gene encoding F0F1 ATP synthase subunit beta, with product MADGKILQVIGPVVDIRFPEGEVPEILNAIKILDKEHNIDLMLEVEQLIGNNTARCMALGVTDGLVRGMKATDLGSPISVPVGEQTLGRIFNLLGEPIDGKGPVSDPKKRTSIHKNPPSFEEQVPVNTMLETGLKVIDLLAPYPKGGKIGLFGGAGVGKTVIVMELIRTIAAEHGGVSVFGGVGERTREGNELYLELTESGVIKKTALVFGEMNESPGARFRVGLSALTMAEYFRDEQGMDVLLFIDNIFRFVQAGSEVSTLLGRMPSAVGYQPSLGTEMAQLQERIVSTKRGSITSVQAIYVPADDITDPAPATTFQHLDAKMVLSRQISELGIYPAVDPLDSTSRIMEPKILGEEHYNTAIGVQKVLQRYKDLRDIIAILGIDELSDEDKLIVARARKIQRFLSQPFFVAEQFTGIKGKYVKLSDTIRGFKMILAGSLDHMPEQAFFMVGTIEEAMEKGEKILKGDA from the coding sequence ATGGCAGACGGTAAAATATTACAGGTAATAGGCCCGGTAGTCGATATCAGATTCCCTGAGGGTGAGGTGCCGGAGATACTCAACGCGATAAAGATATTAGATAAAGAACATAATATCGATCTCATGCTGGAGGTCGAGCAATTGATAGGTAATAACACCGCCCGGTGCATGGCGCTCGGGGTTACGGACGGCTTGGTCAGAGGAATGAAAGCGACCGACCTCGGTTCGCCGATAAGCGTACCGGTAGGCGAACAAACTCTGGGACGCATATTCAACCTTCTGGGCGAGCCAATCGACGGAAAAGGCCCTGTAAGCGATCCCAAGAAACGGACATCGATACACAAGAATCCGCCTTCATTCGAAGAGCAGGTTCCTGTTAATACGATGCTCGAAACGGGCTTAAAGGTTATAGACCTTCTTGCGCCGTATCCGAAAGGTGGTAAAATCGGGCTATTCGGCGGCGCCGGTGTAGGCAAGACGGTTATAGTTATGGAGCTCATACGCACCATAGCCGCGGAACACGGCGGTGTATCGGTATTCGGCGGTGTGGGCGAGAGGACGAGGGAAGGTAACGAGCTTTATCTTGAACTGACGGAATCTGGCGTTATAAAGAAGACGGCTCTTGTATTTGGCGAGATGAACGAGTCTCCGGGCGCCCGATTCCGCGTCGGACTCTCGGCGCTTACGATGGCGGAGTATTTCAGGGATGAGCAGGGGATGGACGTACTACTCTTCATCGACAATATATTCAGGTTCGTGCAGGCAGGCTCGGAGGTCTCGACGCTACTCGGCAGGATGCCGTCCGCGGTCGGCTATCAGCCGTCACTCGGTACCGAGATGGCGCAGTTGCAGGAACGCATAGTCTCGACGAAACGCGGCTCGATAACGAGCGTCCAGGCGATCTATGTTCCCGCCGACGATATAACAGATCCGGCTCCGGCTACGACATTCCAGCACCTCGATGCCAAGATGGTCCTGTCGCGTCAGATATCGGAGCTCGGCATATATCCTGCCGTCGACCCCCTCGACTCGACCTCGCGCATAATGGAACCGAAGATACTGGGCGAAGAACACTACAATACCGCCATCGGCGTCCAGAAGGTACTGCAGAGATATAAGGATCTGCGCGACATCATCGCGATCTTAGGAATAGATGAGCTCTCCGACGAGGATAAGCTCATCGTCGCCCGGGCCCGCAAGATACAGCGGTTCCTCTCTCAACCGTTCTTTGTCGCCGAGCAATTCACCGGCATTAAAGGCAAATATGTAAAACTCTCCGACACGATACGCGGGTTCAAGATGATACTGGCCGGCTCCCTCGATCATATGCCTGAGCAGGCATTCTTCATGGTTGGTACGATCGAAGAGGCGATGGAAAAGGGTGAAAAGATATTAAAAGGGGATGCGTAG
- the atpG gene encoding ATP synthase F1 subunit gamma — MIQGFRQLKNRIKSIENTRKITRAMEMVSAAKLNKVKGAFFSGRPYLSNLERTLFNFISDTAPEHPLLEERKEKRAIALMVIASDTGLCSTYNNNILRAAKEFADKCGKERVVIIPVGKEAFVHFKKEGYRIAHPYIGIRGRFSEEIALDMTTTLTSSFLTHEADEIFITYTRFSPNLRHKPTVEKFLAITRDEAKRKFYLLEPGKKEILEDLIARYLSAKVRAILLDALTSEHSARMLAMKLATDNADELIDTLTLQKNKARQFAITKEVLEIAMSAEALRG; from the coding sequence ATGATACAAGGTTTCCGTCAGCTAAAGAACAGGATAAAGTCGATAGAGAATACGCGTAAAATAACCCGCGCGATGGAGATGGTGTCGGCGGCGAAGCTGAATAAAGTTAAAGGCGCTTTCTTTTCGGGCAGGCCATATCTTTCGAACCTGGAGCGAACGCTATTTAATTTTATCTCCGATACTGCACCCGAACATCCGTTGTTAGAGGAGCGCAAAGAAAAACGCGCGATAGCTCTGATGGTTATAGCTTCCGATACGGGCCTGTGCAGTACCTATAACAATAATATTTTGCGCGCCGCCAAGGAATTTGCCGATAAATGCGGAAAAGAGCGAGTCGTTATAATACCCGTCGGTAAAGAAGCCTTCGTGCATTTTAAAAAGGAAGGATACCGCATAGCGCATCCTTACATCGGCATTCGCGGAAGGTTCTCGGAAGAGATAGCCCTGGATATGACCACTACGCTTACAAGCTCGTTTTTAACGCATGAGGCCGATGAGATATTCATAACCTATACGCGATTCAGCCCCAACCTGCGCCATAAGCCGACAGTAGAAAAATTTTTAGCTATAACGCGGGATGAGGCGAAGCGAAAATTTTATTTACTGGAGCCCGGTAAAAAAGAGATACTGGAAGATCTTATAGCAAGATATCTTTCCGCCAAGGTACGGGCAATTCTTTTGGACGCGCTTACATCGGAGCACTCGGCGCGTATGCTGGCGATGAAGCTGGCCACTGATAATGCCGACGAGCTCATAGATACATTGACGCTCCAAAAAAACAAGGCGAGGCAGTTCGCGATCACAAAAGAGGTTCTGGAGATCGCTATGTCCGCAGAGGCACTGAGAGGTTAA